A genome region from Panicum virgatum strain AP13 chromosome 4K, P.virgatum_v5, whole genome shotgun sequence includes the following:
- the LOC120703799 gene encoding multiprotein-bridging factor 1c-like, giving the protein MPTGRLSGNITQDWEPVVLRRTKPKAADLKSAKAVNQALRSGAAVETVRKAAAGTNRHAAAPAAPARKLDETTEPAAVERVAAEVRAAIQRARAAKGWSQAELAKRISERAQVVQEYESGRAAPAQAVLAKMERALEVKLRGRGVGAPLAAGGGK; this is encoded by the coding sequence ATGCCGACGGGTAGGCTGAGCGGCAACATCACCCAGGACTGGGAGCCGGTGGTGCTGCGGCGGACGAAGCCGAAGGCGGCGGACCTCAAGTCGGCGAAGGCGGTGAACCAGGCGCTGCGCTCGGGCGCGGCCGTGGAGACGgtgcggaaggcggcggcgggcacgaaCAGgcacgccgcggcgccggcggcgcccgcgcggaAGCTGGACGAGACGACGGAGCCCGCGGCGGTGGAGCGGGTGGCCGCGGAGGTGCGCGCGGCGATCCAGAGGGCGCGCGCGGCCAAGGGGTGGAGCCAGGCGGAGCTGGCCAAGCGCATCAGCGAGCGCGCGCAGGTGGTGCAGGAGTACGAGAGCGGCAGGGCGGCGCCCGCGCAGGCCGTGCTCGCCAAGATGGAGCGCGCGCTCGAGGTCAAGCTCCGCGGCAGGGGCGTCGGAGCGCccctggcggccggcggcggcaagtgA